In one Streptomyces venezuelae genomic region, the following are encoded:
- a CDS encoding nitrate/sulfonate/bicarbonate ABC transporter ATP-binding protein, with protein MNDTTAVAVAADTAVITVRGLHKHFASPTGGVLPVLQDIDLTVREGEIVALLGKSGSGKSTLLRHIAGLLAPSAGTIHYRGRSVNGPNPGTAMLFQSFALMPWLTVQQNVELGLQAQGVEPIARRGRALAAIDMVGLDGFENAYPKELSGGMRQRVGFARALVVEPDVLLMDEPFSALDVLTAQTLRNELVELLTRPDSPTRTALLVTHSIEEAVQLADRILILGTDPGTIEVELRVDLPRPRNRRTRGFEALIEDAYECLTGERAELPPTLGTHDPLRAAAPLPQADVEQLTGLLEELDSRGGSVDLPSLADALNYELDDLMPLVEAAETLAYARIRAGELRLTITGSGFACADILTRKRLFAAAVLANVPLIATIRTLLMASGTGRLREHHVTERLCASSSDRASRQQLNTAITWGRYAELFEYDARDRVLLLPHEDLVTGDER; from the coding sequence ATGAACGACACCACAGCCGTCGCCGTCGCCGCCGACACCGCGGTCATCACCGTCCGCGGACTCCACAAGCACTTCGCCTCCCCCACCGGCGGTGTCCTGCCGGTCCTCCAGGACATCGACCTGACCGTGCGCGAGGGCGAGATCGTCGCGCTCCTCGGCAAGTCCGGCTCCGGCAAGTCGACGCTGCTGCGCCACATCGCCGGACTGCTCGCCCCGTCCGCCGGCACGATCCACTACCGCGGCAGGTCGGTGAACGGCCCCAACCCGGGCACGGCCATGCTGTTCCAGTCGTTCGCCCTCATGCCGTGGCTCACGGTGCAGCAGAACGTCGAACTCGGCCTCCAGGCGCAGGGCGTGGAACCGATCGCGCGCCGGGGGCGGGCCCTCGCGGCCATCGACATGGTCGGCCTCGACGGCTTCGAGAACGCCTATCCCAAGGAGCTCTCCGGCGGCATGCGGCAGCGGGTCGGCTTCGCCCGCGCCCTGGTCGTCGAGCCGGACGTGCTCCTGATGGACGAGCCGTTCTCCGCCCTCGACGTCCTGACCGCGCAGACCCTGCGCAACGAGCTCGTCGAACTCCTCACCCGTCCCGACAGCCCCACCCGCACCGCCCTCCTGGTCACCCACTCCATCGAGGAGGCCGTCCAGCTCGCCGACCGCATCCTGATCCTCGGCACCGACCCCGGCACCATCGAGGTCGAGCTGCGGGTGGACCTCCCGCGCCCCCGCAACCGCCGCACCCGCGGCTTCGAGGCGCTCATCGAGGACGCGTACGAATGCCTGACCGGCGAACGGGCCGAACTCCCGCCCACCCTCGGCACGCACGACCCGCTCCGGGCCGCCGCGCCGCTGCCGCAGGCCGACGTCGAGCAGCTCACCGGGCTCCTGGAAGAGCTCGACAGCCGGGGCGGCTCGGTGGACCTCCCCTCTCTTGCGGACGCGCTGAACTACGAGCTCGACGACCTGATGCCCCTGGTGGAGGCGGCGGAGACGCTCGCCTACGCCCGGATCAGGGCCGGGGAGCTGCGGCTCACGATCACCGGCAGCGGCTTCGCCTGCGCCGACATCCTCACGCGCAAGCGCCTCTTCGCCGCCGCCGTCCTCGCCAACGTCCCGCTCATCGCCACCATCCGTACGCTCCTGATGGCGTCCGGCACCGGGCGGCTGCGGGAGCACCACGTCACGGAGCGGCTGTGCGCGAGCTCCTCGGACCGCGCCTCGCGCCAGCAGCTCAACACCGCCATCACGTGGGGCCGTTACGCCGAGCTCTTCGAGTACGACGCCCGTGACCGCGTCCTGCTGCTGCCGCACGAGGATCTCGTGACGGGAGACGAGCGATGA
- a CDS encoding endonuclease/exonuclease/phosphatase family protein — protein sequence MRIALCALLLTALLVFPGVVPDTPGHLGSLVETALPWFGLGIPLLLAAAAVRRSLRGVAFALVPTVAWAVLFGPGLVPSPEAAPGRTDFQVLTLNVGGDRTAPHDVARDILATGADVVALEKVPNNAVKTYEQELHAAYPHHSTGDTLGLWSRYPLHGVEKLDLGGAWPHAIRAVARTPVGDTAVYAVRLPSVRVTVREGFTVQRRDASAARLAERVARDPTRRVVVLGDLNGSLRDRGLAPLTRGLRPADGGAGHGLGFTWPAAFPVVRLDHVLVRGLASTGSTVLPDLGSDHRPVLTGLRAPDQTSARGPKTPALRTFAEEIESGEL from the coding sequence ATGCGTATCGCTCTCTGCGCACTCCTGCTCACGGCGCTCCTGGTCTTCCCCGGCGTGGTGCCCGACACGCCGGGGCACCTGGGGAGTCTGGTGGAGACCGCACTGCCGTGGTTCGGCCTCGGCATTCCGCTCCTGCTCGCGGCGGCAGCGGTGCGGCGTTCCCTCAGGGGGGTCGCCTTCGCCCTGGTCCCGACGGTGGCCTGGGCCGTCCTCTTCGGCCCCGGCCTCGTCCCGTCCCCCGAAGCGGCCCCCGGCCGTACCGACTTCCAGGTCCTGACCCTCAACGTCGGCGGCGACCGCACCGCGCCGCACGATGTCGCCCGCGACATCCTCGCCACCGGCGCCGACGTGGTGGCCCTGGAGAAGGTGCCGAACAACGCGGTGAAGACGTACGAGCAGGAACTGCACGCCGCCTATCCGCACCACTCGACGGGCGACACGCTCGGCCTGTGGTCCCGGTATCCGCTGCACGGGGTCGAGAAGCTCGACCTCGGCGGTGCCTGGCCGCACGCGATCCGGGCCGTCGCCCGCACGCCGGTCGGCGACACGGCGGTGTACGCGGTGCGCCTGCCGTCCGTACGGGTCACCGTCCGCGAGGGCTTCACCGTGCAGCGGCGTGACGCGAGCGCGGCCCGGCTCGCCGAGCGGGTGGCCCGGGATCCCACGCGGCGCGTGGTGGTCCTCGGCGACCTCAACGGCAGCCTGCGGGACCGGGGTCTGGCCCCGCTGACCCGTGGACTGCGCCCCGCGGACGGCGGGGCGGGCCACGGCCTCGGGTTCACCTGGCCCGCCGCGTTCCCCGTCGTCCGTCTCGACCACGTTCTGGTGCGCGGCCTCGCGTCGACGGGATCGACGGTCCTCCCGGACCTGGGCAGCGACCACCGGCCGGTCCTCACCGGACTGCGAGCACCGGATCAGACGTCGGCCAGAGGGCCAAAGACCCCCGCCTTGAGGACTTTCGCCGAAGAGATCGAGAGCGGCGAACTGTGA
- a CDS encoding HD domain-containing protein: MSETIAGIRIPDSALAKEATELVRDVAAPLLFDHSRRVFLWGSLRGRDQGLTFDPELLYVGAMFHDLGLTERFRRTDQRFEIDGADEARRFLQGHGITGERADRVWTAIALHTTPEIPLHMAPEIALVTRGVELDVLGIGYDAVTDEERATVVAAHPRPDFKNRILAAFAEGIKDRPQTTFGNVKADVLAHCVPGFERGDFVEVIKGSDWPE; this comes from the coding sequence ATGAGTGAGACGATCGCGGGCATTCGGATTCCGGACAGCGCTCTGGCGAAGGAGGCGACGGAGCTGGTGCGCGATGTCGCCGCGCCGCTGCTCTTCGACCACTCCCGGCGGGTGTTCCTGTGGGGGTCGCTGCGCGGCCGGGACCAGGGTCTGACGTTCGACCCGGAGCTGCTCTATGTGGGAGCGATGTTCCACGACCTGGGGCTGACCGAGCGCTTCCGCCGCACCGACCAGCGCTTCGAGATCGACGGCGCGGACGAGGCCCGCCGCTTCCTCCAGGGGCACGGCATCACGGGGGAGCGGGCGGACCGCGTCTGGACGGCCATCGCCCTGCACACCACCCCCGAGATCCCGCTGCACATGGCCCCCGAGATCGCCCTGGTCACCCGCGGCGTCGAACTGGACGTCCTCGGGATCGGGTACGACGCCGTCACCGACGAGGAGCGCGCCACCGTGGTCGCGGCGCACCCGCGCCCCGACTTCAAGAACCGCATCCTGGCCGCGTTCGCCGAGGGCATCAAGGACCGTCCGCAGACCACCTTCGGCAACGTGAAGGCGGATGTGCTGGCGCACTGTGTGCCCGGCTTCGAACGCGGCGACTTCGTGGAGGTCATCAAGGGCTCCGACTGGCCCGAGTGA
- a CDS encoding GlxA family transcriptional regulator, which produces MTRRVAFLVFDGVTLLDVSGPVEVLHQAGRLGFPYETVLVSPRGGDVTTSSGIALAGSVAAADTASPGIGPLDTVVIVGADRLALQPLDDDVLAAADSLARRAARVASVCTGAFVLAALGLLDGRRATTHWRHATTLARRHPEVRVEPDALHIRDGRYVTSAGISAGIDLALGLVEDDHGADTARTIARELVVFMQRPGGQSQFSTALATPPARNDVLRSLTAAVLADPAGEHTLPTMAASAAVSTRHLARLFRTELHTTPARWVEQVRLDHAQRLLLDGHSVTAAARRSGLGSDETLRRAFARRLGTTPSEYRSRFATAHGHDVLSTRPVRGQAPKT; this is translated from the coding sequence ATGACGCGCCGCGTGGCCTTCCTGGTCTTCGACGGCGTGACGCTGCTGGACGTCAGCGGCCCCGTGGAGGTGCTCCACCAGGCGGGACGGCTCGGCTTCCCCTACGAGACGGTGCTGGTCTCACCCCGCGGCGGCGACGTCACGACGTCCTCGGGGATCGCGCTCGCCGGATCGGTCGCGGCGGCCGACACCGCTTCCCCGGGCATCGGACCGCTGGACACCGTCGTGATCGTCGGCGCCGACCGGCTGGCGCTCCAGCCCCTCGACGACGACGTACTGGCAGCCGCCGACAGCCTCGCCCGGCGGGCCGCGCGGGTCGCCTCGGTGTGCACCGGCGCCTTCGTCCTCGCGGCGCTCGGTCTGCTCGACGGGCGCCGCGCGACCACGCACTGGCGGCACGCGACGACACTCGCCCGCCGCCACCCCGAGGTCCGGGTGGAGCCGGACGCCCTCCACATCCGCGACGGCCGGTACGTCACCTCCGCGGGCATCAGCGCGGGCATCGATCTGGCCCTCGGACTCGTGGAGGACGACCACGGAGCGGACACCGCCCGGACGATCGCACGTGAACTGGTCGTCTTCATGCAGCGACCGGGCGGGCAGTCACAGTTCTCCACGGCCCTCGCGACCCCGCCCGCGCGCAACGACGTGCTCCGCTCGCTGACCGCTGCGGTGCTCGCCGACCCGGCCGGCGAGCACACCCTGCCCACCATGGCCGCCTCCGCCGCCGTCAGCACCCGGCACCTCGCCCGGCTGTTCCGGACCGAGCTGCACACCACGCCCGCCCGCTGGGTCGAGCAGGTCCGCCTCGACCACGCCCAGCGGCTCCTCCTGGACGGACACAGCGTCACGGCGGCCGCCCGGCGCAGCGGCCTCGGCAGCGACGAGACGCTCCGCCGCGCCTTCGCCCGCCGGCTGGGCACGACGCCGAGCGAGTACCGCAGCCGCTTCGCCACCGCGCACGGACACGACGTCCTGTCTACGCGGCCGGTGCGGGGTCAGGCGCCGAAGACGTAG
- a CDS encoding glycosyl hydrolase family 95 catalytic domain-containing protein, protein MKSAVGGAAALAAGGGTLGGAPSASAAAAGSGEGGKSERNTSDESTSDESIDDRPDGSSLRYAAPAADWEREALPIGNGSLGAMVFGTLASERLQFNEKTLWTGGPGSREGYDFGNWRAARPGTLDAVRDELDAKGRLTPDDVAAELGQARRGYGAHQTFGDLHIDVPGAPDAPDATYRRALDLGQGLATVEYEQEQARHHREFFASYPDGVLVGRLSADRAAHITCTVRYTSPRADFTAKARGDRLTVRGELDDNGLKFEAQLRVRQQGGTRTAHDDGSITVTGADHVWFVLAAGTDYADTYPDYRGADPHTAVARAVDGAVAAGHGTLRARHLRDHRAMFDRVTLDIGQSLPADLPTDRLLKQYGTGADAAADRALEALFFQYGRYLLIASSRAGSLPVNLQGVWNNSTTPPWSADYHTNINLQMNYWLAEAANLPETTAPYDRFVEALRAPGRRTAEEMFGSRGWVVHNETNPYGFTGVHDWSTAFWFPEAAAWLTAQLYEHYRFGGSTDYLRTTAYPAMKEAAQFWLDNLRTDPRDGTLIVTPSYSPEHGDFTAGAAMAQQIVHDLFTNTLEAARTLGDSPAFRAELEKTLGALDPGLRIGSWGQLQEWKADLDDRTDDHRHVSHLYALHPGRHIEPGSKWADAAKVSLTARGDGGTGWSKAWKINFWARLLDGDHAHKMLGEQLKSSTLPNLWDTHPPFQIDGNFGATSGIVEMLLQSQHDAIEILPALPSGWPDGSVRGLRARGGATIDIDWAAGRVTRVVLRASRTRELTLRGELFSGGTRTLKVRAGRRYVFGA, encoded by the coding sequence ATGAAGTCCGCCGTCGGCGGGGCGGCCGCTCTGGCGGCGGGCGGAGGCACTCTCGGTGGCGCCCCGTCGGCTTCGGCGGCCGCGGCAGGGTCCGGGGAGGGCGGGAAGTCGGAGCGGAATACCTCCGATGAATCGACCTCGGATGAATCGATCGATGATCGGCCCGATGGATCGTCGCTCCGGTACGCCGCCCCCGCCGCCGACTGGGAGCGCGAGGCCCTGCCCATCGGCAACGGCTCCCTCGGCGCCATGGTCTTCGGCACCCTCGCCTCCGAACGGCTCCAGTTCAACGAGAAGACTTTGTGGACCGGCGGCCCGGGCTCCCGGGAGGGCTACGACTTCGGCAACTGGCGCGCGGCACGGCCCGGCACCCTCGACGCCGTGCGCGACGAGCTCGACGCGAAGGGCAGGCTGACCCCCGACGACGTGGCGGCCGAGCTCGGCCAGGCCCGGCGCGGCTACGGAGCCCACCAGACCTTCGGGGACCTCCACATCGACGTCCCCGGCGCCCCGGACGCGCCCGACGCCACGTACCGCCGCGCCCTCGACCTCGGACAGGGCCTCGCGACCGTTGAGTACGAGCAGGAACAGGCCCGTCACCACAGGGAGTTCTTCGCCTCGTACCCCGACGGAGTGCTCGTGGGCCGGCTCTCCGCCGACCGCGCGGCCCACATCACCTGCACCGTCCGCTACACCTCACCCCGCGCCGACTTCACCGCGAAGGCGAGAGGCGACCGGCTCACCGTCCGGGGCGAACTCGACGACAACGGGCTGAAGTTCGAGGCCCAGCTCCGCGTCCGGCAGCAGGGCGGCACGCGCACCGCGCACGACGACGGCAGCATCACCGTGACCGGGGCCGACCACGTGTGGTTCGTCCTCGCCGCGGGCACCGACTACGCCGACACGTACCCCGACTACCGAGGCGCCGACCCCCACACCGCCGTCGCCCGCGCCGTCGACGGAGCCGTCGCGGCGGGCCACGGCACGCTGCGCGCCCGCCATCTGCGCGACCACCGCGCCATGTTCGACCGCGTCACCCTCGACATCGGCCAGTCACTCCCCGCCGATCTGCCCACGGACCGGCTGCTCAAGCAGTACGGCACCGGGGCGGACGCTGCCGCCGACCGCGCGCTGGAAGCGCTCTTCTTCCAGTACGGCCGCTACCTCCTCATCGCCTCCTCGCGCGCCGGATCGCTGCCCGTCAACCTCCAGGGCGTCTGGAACAACAGCACCACACCACCCTGGTCGGCCGACTACCACACCAACATCAACCTCCAGATGAACTACTGGCTCGCCGAGGCGGCCAACCTGCCCGAGACGACCGCCCCGTACGACCGTTTCGTCGAGGCCCTGCGCGCGCCCGGACGGCGCACCGCCGAGGAGATGTTCGGCAGCCGCGGCTGGGTCGTGCACAACGAGACCAACCCGTATGGCTTCACCGGCGTCCACGACTGGTCGACCGCGTTCTGGTTCCCCGAGGCAGCGGCCTGGCTCACCGCGCAGCTCTACGAGCACTACCGCTTCGGCGGCTCCACGGACTACCTGCGCACCACCGCGTACCCGGCGATGAAGGAGGCCGCCCAGTTCTGGCTCGACAACCTGCGCACCGACCCGCGCGACGGCACCCTGATCGTCACGCCCAGCTACTCGCCGGAGCACGGCGACTTCACCGCGGGCGCGGCCATGGCCCAGCAGATCGTCCACGACCTGTTCACCAACACCCTGGAAGCGGCCCGCACCCTGGGGGACTCACCGGCCTTCCGCGCCGAGCTGGAGAAGACCCTTGGCGCCCTGGACCCCGGCCTGCGCATCGGATCCTGGGGGCAACTCCAGGAGTGGAAAGCGGACCTGGACGACCGCACGGACGACCACCGGCACGTCTCCCACCTCTACGCCCTCCACCCCGGCCGCCACATCGAACCCGGCAGCAAGTGGGCCGACGCGGCGAAAGTCTCCCTCACCGCGCGTGGCGACGGGGGCACCGGCTGGTCCAAGGCCTGGAAGATCAACTTCTGGGCGCGGCTCCTGGACGGCGACCACGCGCACAAGATGCTCGGCGAACAGCTGAAGTCCTCGACGCTGCCCAACCTCTGGGACACCCACCCGCCGTTCCAGATCGACGGCAACTTCGGCGCGACGTCGGGCATCGTCGAGATGCTCCTGCAGAGCCAGCACGACGCCATCGAGATCCTGCCCGCCCTGCCGTCCGGCTGGCCCGACGGTTCGGTGCGCGGACTGCGGGCCCGCGGCGGCGCGACGATCGACATCGACTGGGCGGCGGGCCGCGTCACCCGCGTCGTGCTGAGGGCCTCGCGCACCCGCGAACTGACGTTGCGCGGTGAACTGTTCAGCGGCGGGACGAGGACACTGAAGGTGCGTGCGGGGCGGCGCTACGTCTTCGGCGCCTGA
- a CDS encoding universal stress protein, whose product MSSEPVGSVSSGSVSGKGPDDGGGPVVVAVDGSGGSGRALEWALAAAALRDVPLKIVHVRGYDVPLVDGPFASVVERGESDPVVDWARESLVGRAGLPELEFVTVDGSPGRELPRLGAGAGLLVLGSRGRGGFASLLLGSNGLACAREAACPVVVVPRPAPADPGSPAPDAGPRVVLGLSAPAPDEHSVAFAFAEAERRGARLQVVVAYPWPVLSATPAGEFVMKAVADEETERDYADLADDLLTPYRERHPDVPVDMCIAPGDAARHLVDASHAADLVVVGRHRRRLAPGRILGSVTHAVLLHAACPVAVVPPETPAA is encoded by the coding sequence ATGAGCAGCGAACCGGTCGGCAGCGTGAGCAGTGGGTCCGTGAGCGGCAAGGGGCCGGACGACGGCGGTGGGCCCGTCGTCGTGGCCGTGGACGGTTCGGGAGGCAGCGGCCGCGCCCTGGAGTGGGCGCTGGCCGCCGCCGCGCTGCGCGACGTGCCACTGAAGATCGTGCATGTTCGGGGATACGACGTACCGCTGGTCGACGGCCCCTTCGCGTCCGTGGTCGAGCGCGGCGAGAGCGACCCGGTCGTGGACTGGGCCCGCGAGTCCCTCGTGGGGCGGGCCGGTCTGCCCGAGCTGGAGTTCGTCACGGTGGACGGCAGCCCGGGGCGCGAGCTGCCGCGGCTCGGTGCCGGGGCGGGCCTGCTGGTCCTCGGCTCCCGGGGCAGGGGCGGCTTCGCCAGCCTGTTGCTCGGGTCGAACGGCCTGGCGTGCGCGCGCGAGGCGGCCTGCCCTGTGGTGGTCGTGCCGCGGCCGGCTCCCGCCGATCCCGGGAGCCCGGCACCGGACGCGGGGCCGCGTGTCGTCCTCGGCCTGTCGGCCCCGGCGCCGGACGAGCACTCCGTCGCGTTCGCCTTCGCCGAGGCCGAGCGGCGCGGGGCGCGGCTCCAGGTCGTCGTCGCCTACCCGTGGCCGGTCCTCAGCGCCACGCCCGCCGGAGAGTTCGTGATGAAGGCCGTCGCGGACGAGGAGACGGAACGGGACTACGCCGACCTCGCCGACGATCTGCTCACCCCGTACCGCGAACGCCACCCCGACGTCCCGGTGGACATGTGCATCGCCCCGGGCGACGCGGCCCGCCACCTCGTGGACGCCTCGCACGCCGCCGACCTCGTGGTGGTCGGCCGCCACCGCCGCAGGCTCGCCCCCGGCCGTATCCTCGGCTCCGTCACCCACGCGGTGCTGCTGCATGCGGCGTGCCCGGTGGCGGTGGTGCCGCCGGAGACCCCCGCGGCGTAG
- a CDS encoding DUF397 domain-containing protein has protein sequence MADSTTQQHPLAGWDKPELDLSTADWRSSSEGRGDVEIAFVEGFIAMRNSGRPESPSLIFTPAEWGAFVHGAREGEFDLT, from the coding sequence GTGGCCGACAGCACCACTCAGCAGCATCCGCTCGCGGGCTGGGACAAGCCGGAGCTCGACCTCAGCACGGCGGACTGGCGATCGAGCAGCGAGGGGCGCGGAGACGTCGAGATCGCCTTCGTCGAGGGCTTCATCGCCATGCGCAACAGCGGCCGCCCGGAGAGCCCTTCCCTGATCTTCACCCCGGCGGAGTGGGGAGCCTTCGTCCATGGCGCCCGGGAGGGCGAGTTCGACCTGACGTAG